One region of Natronorubrum aibiense genomic DNA includes:
- a CDS encoding glycosyltransferase produces MAGTQSVAAFTDLYLPTVNGVTYTVALWRARWARRRGSMAVVFPEMEGYDPDDGEYAVPSVGAPLYPQYRLGLPAIPDGLETPEIVHVHTPYTVGAAGIRFARRRDVPAVASYHTLLDDRVDQHVPPPLVDGCKWAHRAYERAFLERVDHVVAPTSFARRRLLEYIGPDVDVTVISNGIDTEFFRPVDPTAFRDASDLPAGPLLGYTGRHGPEKNLSEAIDAVDGTDYTLVLAGDGPARADLEAHAATVDADVRFLGFLDREELPAFYSALDVFVFPSPVETQGLVALEATACATPVVAVDEGALTDSVIDGETGYRYEPGDLEAFRLAIRRTLDERERLSDLCRRRRPMLSVDHSLEQLGGLYDELRR; encoded by the coding sequence ATGGCCGGAACCCAGTCCGTCGCCGCCTTTACCGACCTCTACTTGCCGACAGTCAACGGCGTTACCTACACGGTCGCGCTCTGGCGCGCGCGGTGGGCCCGTCGGCGCGGCTCGATGGCCGTCGTCTTTCCCGAGATGGAGGGGTACGACCCCGATGACGGCGAGTACGCCGTCCCGAGCGTCGGCGCGCCGCTGTATCCGCAGTACCGACTCGGGCTCCCGGCGATCCCCGACGGCCTCGAGACGCCCGAGATCGTCCACGTCCACACGCCGTACACCGTCGGCGCGGCGGGGATCCGCTTCGCTCGCCGGCGTGACGTCCCCGCCGTTGCGTCCTATCACACTCTCCTCGACGACCGCGTCGACCAGCACGTTCCACCGCCGCTGGTCGACGGCTGCAAATGGGCCCACCGCGCCTACGAGCGGGCGTTCTTGGAGCGCGTCGATCACGTCGTCGCGCCGACGTCGTTCGCCCGACGCCGACTGCTCGAGTACATCGGGCCGGACGTCGACGTCACAGTCATTTCGAACGGCATCGACACCGAGTTCTTCCGCCCGGTCGATCCGACGGCGTTTCGCGACGCGTCCGACCTCCCTGCGGGTCCGCTACTCGGCTACACCGGCCGCCACGGGCCCGAGAAGAACCTCAGTGAGGCGATCGACGCTGTCGACGGCACCGACTATACGCTCGTCCTCGCCGGCGACGGCCCCGCCAGAGCCGACCTCGAGGCCCACGCCGCGACGGTCGACGCGGACGTTCGGTTCCTCGGCTTTCTCGACCGCGAGGAGCTACCGGCGTTCTATTCGGCACTCGACGTCTTCGTCTTCCCGAGCCCGGTCGAAACCCAGGGGCTGGTCGCCCTCGAAGCGACCGCGTGTGCCACGCCGGTCGTCGCCGTCGACGAGGGCGCACTGACCGACAGCGTCATCGACGGCGAAACCGGCTACCGGTACGAACCCGGCGATCTCGAGGCGTTTCGGCTGGCGATCCGTCGCACCCTCGACGAACGCGAGCGCCTCTCGGATCTCTGTCGTCGGCGACGGCCGATGCTCTCGGTCGATCACTCGCTCGAGCAGTTAGGCGGCCTCTACGACGAGTTGCGCCGCTGA
- a CDS encoding (2Fe-2S)-binding protein has product MTEREITLSVNGTEHDLTVEPRTLLVTALREDLGYTGANVGCETARCGACTVRVDGEAIKSCMRFAIQSDGAEIETVEGLAENGDLAPLQEQFQENHGLQCGFCTPGMLMTADTYLKDADDPSREEIREAIEGNLCRCTGYHNIVDAIEATLEQREASHE; this is encoded by the coding sequence ATGACCGAACGCGAAATTACGCTGTCGGTCAACGGCACCGAACACGACCTGACCGTCGAGCCGCGAACGCTGCTCGTCACCGCGCTCCGGGAGGACCTCGGCTACACCGGCGCGAACGTCGGCTGCGAAACCGCTCGCTGTGGCGCGTGTACCGTCCGCGTCGACGGCGAGGCGATCAAATCCTGTATGCGGTTTGCCATCCAATCGGACGGGGCAGAGATCGAAACCGTCGAAGGACTCGCCGAGAACGGCGATCTCGCGCCGCTGCAAGAACAGTTCCAGGAGAACCACGGGCTCCAGTGTGGGTTCTGTACGCCCGGAATGCTCATGACGGCGGATACGTACCTGAAAGACGCCGACGACCCCTCTCGAGAGGAGATCCGGGAGGCGATCGAGGGCAACCTCTGTCGGTGCACCGGCTATCACAACATCGTCGACGCGATCGAGGCGACACTCGAGCAACGGGAGGCGAGCCATGAGTGA
- a CDS encoding pyridoxamine 5'-phosphate oxidase family protein, whose product MAIDQETEMTDAEIDDFLGQHETGVLSLARTDEPYAIPISYGYDDDDREFYMRLVSTPESEKRAFLDDSPAARLVVYDEQASSYRSIIATGTLENIPPAELTPEQIAQYGDAKRPLFEIWAQQKDELDIELYRLTPESLNGRRTDVDRGE is encoded by the coding sequence ATGGCTATCGACCAGGAGACCGAAATGACCGATGCGGAGATCGACGACTTTCTCGGCCAGCACGAGACCGGCGTCCTCTCGCTTGCACGCACCGACGAGCCCTACGCGATTCCTATTTCGTACGGATACGACGACGACGACCGCGAATTTTACATGCGCCTGGTGTCGACGCCGGAAAGCGAAAAGCGGGCCTTTCTCGATGACTCTCCAGCGGCACGGCTCGTCGTCTACGACGAGCAGGCGTCTTCCTACCGGAGCATCATCGCGACGGGAACGCTCGAGAACATCCCGCCAGCGGAGTTGACACCGGAGCAGATCGCCCAGTACGGCGATGCAAAACGCCCACTGTTCGAGATCTGGGCCCAGCAGAAAGACGAACTCGACATCGAACTCTATCGACTCACGCCGGAGTCGCTTAACGGACGGCGGACGGACGTCGACCGCGGGGAGTAG
- a CDS encoding DUF7560 family zinc ribbon protein, translating into MSRYEFTCPDCGQAIEVNEAMREATLEHGCPVCGADVTTGDFAAEQPTS; encoded by the coding sequence ATGAGCAGATACGAATTTACCTGTCCTGACTGCGGACAAGCAATCGAGGTCAACGAGGCGATGCGAGAGGCCACGTTGGAACACGGCTGCCCGGTCTGTGGGGCCGACGTCACGACCGGCGATTTCGCCGCCGAACAACCGACGAGTTGA
- a CDS encoding GNAT family N-acetyltransferase, which produces MSVHPTLSFDTEIQRAVYEYVERHGAVTPDELARSIRIDSDPAHSKPARSRSYTEPICPPMDDLESCLEALQTQGYLTESDGKYRVALSTTTTTLDLEDGSVTIRAAREEDRRGVIETMREVAREGTYIVAENVATQLEGDSALVRANEDRSRVVFVAVFEPETDTDDEADEDRTAPLTTDDDASVVGWLHLDANELPSLSHTAELTVGVSPELRRHGVGSQLLEYGLEWADSAGYRKVYQNIPATNEGALEFLESNGWQREGEHKEQYRIDDAFVDEIMLAAWP; this is translated from the coding sequence ATGAGCGTTCATCCGACGCTGTCGTTCGACACCGAGATCCAGCGTGCAGTCTACGAGTACGTCGAGCGACACGGGGCCGTCACGCCCGACGAACTAGCGCGGTCGATTCGGATCGATTCGGACCCAGCACACTCGAAACCGGCCCGATCGAGGTCGTACACCGAACCGATCTGTCCCCCGATGGATGACCTCGAGTCCTGTCTCGAGGCGTTGCAGACACAGGGCTATCTGACTGAATCCGACGGCAAGTATCGGGTTGCGCTCTCGACGACGACGACGACGCTCGACCTCGAGGACGGGTCGGTGACGATCAGGGCGGCTCGGGAGGAAGACCGACGGGGCGTCATCGAGACGATGCGCGAGGTTGCCCGCGAGGGCACGTATATCGTCGCCGAGAACGTCGCGACCCAACTCGAGGGCGATTCGGCGCTCGTGCGGGCGAACGAGGATCGCTCGCGGGTCGTGTTCGTCGCGGTGTTCGAGCCGGAGACGGACACTGACGACGAGGCCGACGAGGATAGAACAGCCCCGCTCACGACCGACGACGACGCAAGCGTCGTCGGCTGGCTGCATCTCGATGCCAACGAACTGCCGTCGCTGTCTCACACCGCCGAACTCACCGTCGGCGTCAGCCCCGAGCTGCGACGCCACGGAGTCGGCTCGCAGCTGCTCGAGTACGGCCTCGAGTGGGCCGACAGCGCCGGCTACCGGAAGGTCTACCAGAACATCCCGGCGACCAACGAGGGTGCGCTCGAGTTCCTCGAATCAAACGGCTGGCAGCGAGAGGGCGAGCACAAAGAGCAGTACCGCATCGACGACGCGTTCGTCGACGAGATCATGCTCGCGGCGTGGCCGTAG
- a CDS encoding ubiquitin-like small modifier protein 1, which produces MELELRFFATFREAVGEKTQTRGFDDAETVGDVLAVLEAEYAGLEGQLLEDGPEGLAIKPQLSVLKNGRDVVHMAGPETGLEDGDTLSVFPPVAGG; this is translated from the coding sequence ATGGAACTCGAGTTGCGGTTTTTCGCGACCTTTCGTGAGGCCGTCGGGGAGAAAACACAGACGCGCGGGTTCGACGACGCGGAGACTGTCGGGGACGTGCTCGCCGTCCTCGAAGCCGAGTACGCGGGCCTCGAGGGGCAGTTGCTCGAGGACGGGCCAGAGGGACTGGCGATCAAACCACAGTTGAGCGTGCTGAAAAACGGCCGCGATGTGGTGCATATGGCTGGCCCCGAAACGGGACTCGAGGACGGCGATACGCTGTCGGTGTTTCCGCCGGTTGCGGGTGGGTAG
- a CDS encoding AzlD family protein, with protein MTGSGTVDLLALETPFDGALSLDPLVVAVILAMAVVTVVAKTGGIWLVRRVDVSDRVQAGLDVLPGAIVVAILGPELAAGGPAEWGGAAVVLVVMWRTESILLALCSGVAAVVAFRAVV; from the coding sequence ATGACGGGTAGTGGGACGGTGGACCTGCTCGCACTCGAGACGCCGTTCGACGGCGCGCTCTCGCTCGACCCGCTCGTCGTGGCCGTCATACTCGCGATGGCCGTCGTCACCGTCGTCGCGAAGACGGGCGGCATCTGGCTCGTCCGCCGCGTCGACGTGAGCGACCGGGTACAGGCCGGGCTCGACGTCCTCCCGGGAGCGATCGTCGTCGCGATTCTCGGTCCGGAACTCGCGGCCGGCGGCCCCGCGGAGTGGGGTGGGGCGGCGGTCGTACTGGTCGTCATGTGGCGCACCGAGAGCATTCTGCTGGCGCTGTGTTCGGGCGTCGCCGCCGTCGTGGCGTTCCGAGCGGTCGTCTGA
- a CDS encoding AzlC family ABC transporter permease, with product MEHQLSGESSRESDVTDGERSEESAEPTRGSEREPVTFGLSGLRAGFLTCVPIALGVGGYGVAFGVLASQVGLSVAEATLMSATVFAGAAQIIAVELWTEPIPIAALVVTTFAVNLRYSLMGAALEPWLGRLSPTKIYSSLCLMADENWALTMRDFRAGNGRGAFLLGSGIALWLFWVASTILGTVAGGSVGDPNRYGVDFILVAVFVALVAELWDGRSTLAPWVVALATSVVAAELLSGQWYILLGGLTAALLEVIRHDG from the coding sequence ATGGAACACCAACTAAGCGGGGAGTCCTCTCGAGAGTCGGACGTGACGGACGGCGAGCGCAGCGAGGAGTCGGCCGAGCCGACACGAGGGTCCGAGCGCGAACCCGTGACGTTCGGCCTATCGGGACTGCGCGCCGGCTTTCTCACCTGCGTTCCGATCGCGCTCGGCGTTGGCGGCTACGGGGTCGCCTTCGGCGTCCTCGCGAGTCAGGTCGGCCTGAGCGTCGCGGAAGCGACGCTGATGAGCGCGACGGTATTCGCCGGTGCGGCCCAGATCATCGCCGTCGAACTCTGGACGGAGCCGATCCCGATCGCCGCCCTCGTCGTGACGACGTTCGCCGTCAACCTGCGGTACTCGCTGATGGGTGCGGCGTTAGAGCCGTGGCTCGGCCGGCTTTCGCCGACGAAGATCTACAGCAGCCTCTGTCTGATGGCCGACGAGAACTGGGCGCTGACGATGCGGGATTTCAGGGCCGGCAACGGACGCGGCGCGTTCTTGCTCGGCAGCGGCATCGCGCTCTGGCTGTTCTGGGTCGCCTCGACGATTCTCGGAACCGTCGCTGGCGGCTCGGTCGGCGATCCGAACCGCTACGGCGTCGACTTCATCCTCGTCGCCGTCTTCGTCGCGCTCGTCGCCGAACTCTGGGACGGCCGATCGACGCTGGCCCCGTGGGTGGTCGCCCTCGCAACGAGCGTCGTCGCCGCCGAACTCCTCTCGGGGCAGTGGTACATCCTGCTCGGTGGGCTCACCGCGGCCCTCCTCGAGGTGATCCGGCATGACGGGTAG